One Solanum lycopersicum chromosome 4, SLM_r2.1 DNA window includes the following coding sequences:
- the LOC101263509 gene encoding protein SIEVE ELEMENT OCCLUSION B-like, translated as MTSVNPLNEKVSMTTNSTNNTSSGSSDVAANRMHPMSNHINPLNVQINPHSVVKPASHDTIPATAVPAAHHTTPINPQTSNLAARLPHRRGDHRMFLASDDNTMMKHIEETHIPDGRDFDVKPLVHIIEDIVHRATPIAGHVHEAKVQAHLQALDEKAPHSGLTEILYYLAYPIQRIKVELISKCAKKEDAHSTTMSLLHSLTTYAWDTKVAITFAAFAQLYGEFGLLVHQYTTNPLAKSVAIIMELPEIMTHQDVLKQKFDAIHDLIDKMLDVTKCIIEFRDVQSSHSQHVITQELEMLINTAHISTAAYWTMRAAVMCAAMILNLIAIGHEQISSTSEAWEISNLAHKLANILDHLRKVLNLCHQKIEEKRQYDAFEAILRLLRTPQLDNMKILSMLIHSRDDQLPLFDGTHKRRVSLDVLRRKHVLLLISDLDIASEELFVLHHMYDESKTQPNRPESNYDVVWMPVVDKRLTPWTEAKQMKFEEVQASMPWYSVAHPSMMDPAVLRCIKEVWGFKKKPQLVVLDPQGKESNNNAYHILWIWGSLAFPFTKARETALWKEQTWNIELLADSIDQNVFTWISEGKCICLYGGEDIEWIRSFTSATRAVANAARVPLEMLYVGKKNPKERIRKNNSIIQIENLSHVVQDQTLIWFFWERLESMWHSRTQQDIPGETDPILQEIVTILSYDGSDLGWAVFSRGLVEMTRGKGDLIVQVMKGFDRWRNEVSDITTFVPALDRQLRDLHSPHHCTRLILPSTTGHVPERVICAECSRPMEKFIMYRCCTD; from the exons ATGACAAGTGTTAATCCATTGAATGAAAAGGTATCCATGACTACAAACTCAACAAATAATACGTCAAGTGGATCTTCTGATGTTGCTGCCAATAGGATGCACCCAATGAGTAATCATATCAACCCTTTGAATGTCCAAATCAATCCTCATTCTGTTGTCAAACCAGCGAGTCATGACACG ATACCAGCTACCGCAGTACCTGCTGCTCATCATACAACTCCAATCAATCCACAAACATCAAATCTCGCAGCTAGGCTTCCACACAGGAGAGGTGATCATCGTATGTTCTTGGCATCTGATGACAATACAATGATGAAGCACATTGAAGAAACTCATATTCCAGATGGTCGTGACTTTGATGTCAAGCCTCTTGTTCATATTATTGAGGACATTGTGCATCGCGCTACTCCCATTGCTGGACATGTTCAT GAAGCTAAAGTTCAGGCACATCTGCAAGCATTGGACGAGAAGGCGCCCCACAGTGGACTTACTGAAATACTCTACTATTTGGCATATCCTATACAAAGGATTAAAGTGGAG TTGATCAGCAAATGTGCTAAAAAAGAAGACGCTCATTCAACAACAATGTCACTGCTTCACTCACTCACAACCTATGCCTGGGACACGAAAGTAGCAATAACCTTCGCAGCTTTTGCCCAGCTATATGGTGAATTCGGTCTGCTTGTTCATCAGTACACCACAAATCCACTGGCTAAGTCTGTTGCAATCATCATGGAACTTCCAGAAATTATGACGCATCAGGATGTTCTCAAGCAGAAATTCGATGCAATCCATGATCTGATTGACAAAATGTTGGATGTCACAAAGTGCATTATCGAGTTTAGAGACGTTCAATCGTCTCACAGTCAACATGTTATCACACAAGAATTGGAAATGTTGATCAATACTGCCCATATTTCCACTGCTGCTTATTGGACTATGAGGGCTGCTGTTATGTGTGCAGCTATGATTTTGAATCTCATTGCCATCGGCCACGA GCAAATTTCTTCAACATCGGAGGCTTGGGAGATATCTAATTTGGCTCACAAGCTTGCAAACATATTGGATCACCTGAGAAAGGTTCTTAACCTTTGTCACCAAAAGATTG AGGAGAAGAGGCAATATGATGCATTTGAAGCAATTCTACGACTTCTAAGGACACCTCAACTTGATAACATGAAGATACTCTCAATGTTGATTCACTCCAGGGATGATCAGCTCCCACTTTTTGACGGAACTCATAAGAGAAGG GTTAGTCTTGATGTGCTAAGAAGGAAGCATGTTTTACTTTTGATCTCCGACTTAGACATTGCATCTGAAGAGCTGTTTGTTCTCCACCACATGTACGATGAATCTAAGACACAACCAAACAGGCCAGAGAGCAACTATGATGTTGTCTGGATGCCTGTGGTGGACAAGAGACTAACACCATGGACTGAagcaaaacaaatgaaatttgaagaagTACAAGCTTCAATGCCATGGTACTCAGTGGCACATCCTTCAATGATGGATCCAGCAGTGCTAAGGTGCATTAAAGAAGTGTGGGGATTCAAGAAAAAGCCTCAGCTTGTTGTTCTTGATCCTCAAGGCAAAGAATCAAACAATAATGCTTACCATATCTTGTGGATTTGGGGAAGTTTGGCCTTTCCTTTTACCAAAGCTAGGGAAACAGCTCTGTGGAAGGAACAAACTTGGAATATTGAACTCTTAGCTGATTCCATTGATCAAAACGTTTTCACTTGG ATTAGTGAAGGGAAATGCATATGCTTGTACGGAGGAGAAGATATTGAGTGGATCAGATCATTCACCTCAGCAACGCGGGCTGTTGCAAATGCAGCCCGCGTTCCACTAGAGATGCTCTACGTGGGgaaaaaaaacccaaaagaaAGAATCCGGAAGAACAACTCAATAATCCAAATTGAAAACTTGAGCCACGTGGTGCAAGACCAAACTCTAATTTGGTTCTTTTGGGAAAGGCTAGAAAGCATGTGGCATTCCAGGACTCAACAAGACATCCCAGGTGAAACTGACCCGATCCTTCAGGAAATTGTGACGATTCTGAGCTATGATGGAAGTGATCTTGGATGGGCTGTTTTCAGCCGTGGATTGGTTGAAATGACTAGAGGTAAAGGTGATTTGATAGTGCAAGTTATGAAGGGATTTGATCGTTGGAGAAATGAAGTGAGTGACATTACTACATTTGTTCCTGCATTGGACCGTCAACTTCGTGATCTTCATAGTCCTCATCATTGTACTCGACTAATTCTACCGAGTACCACTGGACATGTTCCTGAGAGAGTAATTTGTGCTGAATGTAGCCGTCCAATGGAGAAGTTTATCATGTACCGATGCTGCACTGATTGA